A window of Sphingobacterium sp. lm-10 contains these coding sequences:
- a CDS encoding thioredoxin family protein: MLQELDNDNLQEIVNKNETVLVQFSASWCGNCRIMKPKFKKLSGENENVAFVIVDAEKYPESRKLANVDNLPTFAAFSNGKLVNQVQTNKIDGLVDLLNEVTSN, translated from the coding sequence ATGTTACAAGAATTAGATAATGATAATCTGCAGGAGATTGTAAATAAAAACGAAACCGTGTTGGTACAGTTCTCCGCCTCTTGGTGTGGTAACTGCCGCATCATGAAACCAAAGTTCAAGAAGCTGTCTGGAGAAAATGAAAACGTAGCCTTCGTAATCGTAGACGCGGAGAAATATCCAGAGTCTAGAAAACTGGCAAACGTAGATAACCTTCCGACATTTGCTGCTTTCAGCAATGGCAAATTGGTCAACCAAGTGCAAACTAACAAAATTGATGGCTTAGTAGATTTATTAAATGAAGTTACCAGTAATTAA
- a CDS encoding peroxiredoxin — protein sequence MSFTGKNFPNITVDAIDYMGDYISLNIFEKAQQENKKILLFWYPKDFTFVCPTELHAFQAEVAELEKRNTIVIGASCDSNEVHFAWLNTAKDNGGIEGVEYPIIADTNRNLSSVLGILEMKEVEHPEFGTLVEGSAVTYRATYLIDETGKVFHESVNDMPLGRNVKEYIRLIDAYTHVQKHGEVCPANWEEGKEAMNATRDGVASYLASN from the coding sequence ATGAGCTTTACAGGCAAAAACTTCCCTAACATCACCGTAGACGCAATTGATTACATGGGAGATTATATCTCTTTAAATATATTTGAAAAAGCACAACAGGAAAACAAAAAGATCCTTTTATTCTGGTATCCAAAGGATTTCACTTTCGTATGCCCGACTGAATTACATGCTTTTCAGGCTGAAGTGGCAGAATTAGAGAAACGCAATACCATCGTTATCGGTGCATCTTGCGATTCTAACGAAGTACACTTTGCTTGGTTGAACACGGCAAAAGATAACGGTGGTATCGAAGGCGTAGAATACCCAATCATTGCGGATACGAACCGCAACCTCTCTAGCGTATTGGGCATTTTGGAGATGAAAGAAGTAGAACATCCAGAATTCGGCACATTGGTAGAAGGCTCTGCAGTGACTTACCGTGCGACTTACTTGATCGATGAGACTGGAAAAGTATTTCACGAGTCGGTAAATGATATGCCACTAGGCCGTAATGTAAAAGAATACATCCGTCTGATTGATGCGTACACACACGTGCAGAAACACGGTGAAGTATGTCCAGCGAACTGGGAAGAAGGTAAAGAAGCCATGAATGCTACACGCGATGGCGTAGCTTCTTACCTGGCAAGCAACTAA
- the groL gene encoding chaperonin GroEL (60 kDa chaperone family; promotes refolding of misfolded polypeptides especially under stressful conditions; forms two stacked rings of heptamers to form a barrel-shaped 14mer; ends can be capped by GroES; misfolded proteins enter the barrel where they are refolded when GroES binds) — protein sequence MAKQVKYNVEAREALKKGVDTLANAVKVTLGPKGRNVIIEKKFGSPAITKDGVTVAKEIELKDAVENMGAQMVKEVASKTADQAGDGTTTATVLAQAIVAPGIKSVAAGANPMDLKRGIDKAVSAVVANLQSQSQAVGQDNNKIKQVASISANNDDVIGSLIAQAMEKVGNDGVITVEEAKGTETEVKTVEGMQFDRGYLSPYFVTNSEKMEADLENPYILIYDKKISNMKELLPILEKQVQTGKPLLIIAEDLDGEALATLVVNKIRGSLKVAAVKAPGFGDRRKAMLEDIAILTGGTVISEERGYKLENAELDMLGQAEKVVIDKDNTTVINGSGNGEEIKARVGQIRSQIETTTSDYDREKLQERLAKLSGGVAVLYVGATTEVEMKEKKDRVDDALHATRAAVEEGIVAGGGVAFIRATEALKDLKGENEDENIGIDIIRRAIEEPLRQICFNAGIEGAVIVQKVKEGSGDFGYNARTDVFENLIGAGVIDPTKVSRVALENAASVASMLLTTECVLADEPEEAGAAGGGAPAGMPGGMGGMM from the coding sequence ATGGCAAAACAGGTAAAATATAATGTAGAAGCGCGTGAAGCTCTTAAAAAAGGAGTAGATACGTTAGCAAATGCGGTAAAAGTAACTTTAGGACCAAAAGGTCGTAACGTAATTATCGAGAAAAAATTCGGTTCTCCAGCGATCACTAAAGATGGTGTAACGGTAGCAAAAGAGATCGAATTGAAAGACGCCGTGGAAAACATGGGCGCACAAATGGTGAAGGAAGTAGCTTCTAAAACTGCTGACCAAGCAGGTGACGGTACTACTACTGCTACCGTATTGGCTCAGGCTATCGTAGCACCAGGTATCAAATCGGTAGCGGCTGGTGCAAATCCAATGGATTTGAAACGCGGTATCGACAAAGCGGTATCTGCAGTTGTTGCGAACTTGCAGTCTCAGTCTCAGGCTGTAGGCCAAGACAACAACAAAATCAAACAAGTAGCCTCTATCTCTGCTAACAATGATGATGTGATCGGTTCATTGATCGCACAAGCAATGGAGAAAGTGGGTAACGACGGGGTGATCACGGTAGAAGAAGCAAAAGGTACTGAAACTGAAGTAAAAACAGTGGAAGGTATGCAGTTTGACCGTGGATATTTGTCTCCATACTTCGTAACCAACTCCGAGAAAATGGAAGCAGACTTAGAGAACCCATACATCTTGATCTACGACAAGAAAATCAGCAACATGAAAGAATTGTTGCCGATCTTGGAGAAACAAGTACAAACGGGTAAACCTTTGTTAATCATCGCGGAAGATCTAGATGGCGAAGCTTTAGCTACTTTAGTAGTGAACAAAATCCGCGGATCATTGAAAGTGGCTGCTGTAAAAGCGCCAGGATTTGGTGACCGTCGTAAAGCGATGTTGGAAGATATCGCGATCTTGACTGGCGGCACGGTTATTTCTGAAGAAAGAGGTTACAAACTAGAAAATGCAGAACTAGACATGCTAGGTCAGGCAGAGAAAGTGGTAATCGACAAAGATAACACCACGGTAATCAACGGATCTGGAAACGGAGAAGAAATCAAAGCACGTGTTGGACAAATTCGTTCACAAATCGAAACCACTACTTCTGACTACGATCGTGAGAAATTGCAAGAGCGTTTAGCGAAGCTTTCTGGCGGTGTGGCTGTTCTTTATGTAGGTGCTACTACCGAAGTAGAGATGAAAGAGAAAAAAGACCGTGTAGATGATGCGTTGCATGCTACTCGCGCAGCGGTAGAAGAAGGTATCGTCGCTGGTGGTGGTGTTGCTTTTATCCGTGCGACAGAAGCCTTGAAGGACTTGAAAGGTGAAAACGAAGATGAGAACATCGGTATCGACATCATCCGTCGTGCGATCGAAGAGCCTCTTCGTCAGATCTGTTTCAATGCAGGTATCGAAGGTGCAGTTATCGTACAAAAAGTAAAAGAAGGATCTGGTGACTTCGGTTACAACGCGCGTACAGATGTATTCGAAAACTTAATTGGTGCCGGTGTTATCGACCCAACTAAGGTATCTCGTGTAGCATTAGAAAACGCTGCTTCTGTAGCTTCTATGTTGTTGACCACCGAGTGTGTGTTGGCAGATGAGCCAGAAGAAGCTGGTGCAGCTGGCGGCGGTGCTCCTGCTGGTATGCCAGGCGGCATGGGCGGCATGATGTAA
- a CDS encoding PIG-L family deacetylase — protein MPRTLTFLFLLITYTSSIGQTIIPKNSSEIKAGLEKLNVLGSVLYFAAHPDDENTKLIAWLANEKKYETAYLSLTRGDGGQNLIGTELGIELGLIRTQELLAARRIDGGNQYFSSAYDFGFSKTFEETFDFWNKEETLRESVWLIRKLRPDVIITRFPPDPRGGHGHHQASAILAHEAFIAAADPSRFPEQLQELSVWQAKRLLWNTANFGGQNNTSENQLKIQTGAFNTLLGASYGEVAAISRSQHKSQGFGSASTRGQSIEYFEHVAGEKATQTLLDGVKTDWSRLANSGEITQQVADINKNFDVNAPQNSIASLIALHKNVQKISDQHWRAVKTQEIEELILTCAGFYLDNYTLRPIGILGEPVDVFQELIVRNPNVTASIDRIGDQSVSQPLKNNTIFRHQYEFTPQSITQPYWLRNPYTLGKFDVEEADFGAPESGDRPQTEFVVTIDGLSIALTQPIRHRYVDPVRGEIQNPLHVLPKITASTPQTSILLTDNEKSQKLQMTFTRHDATDQAEIVTHVPAGIQISPTQTVLNFGTAKSITQSFDVKVIPGSLKKDGNSAETGISFSMEKDTIRQYRQIQYNHIPSQAWFPKVDVKVQPIDLQVPVKRVAYVIGAGDRVPDALRAVGMVVDVISPKEIPTVSAAQYDALIVGIRAYNVYADLTEYTPALLRYAEAGGTVLVQYQVNSGVAGQDIGPFPFQVTRARVTEEDAAVKFLLPTDPSLQKPNKITEADFASWIQERGLYFVENTDSHYRKPLSMHDKNEAAHDGALIISRQGKGKFVYTSLAFFRQLPAGVPGAYRLFVNLLAKEED, from the coding sequence ATGCCGCGTACGCTTACTTTCCTATTCCTGTTAATAACATACACTTCCTCCATTGGCCAGACGATAATTCCAAAAAATTCTTCGGAGATAAAAGCGGGATTAGAAAAACTAAACGTCTTAGGTTCGGTATTGTATTTTGCGGCACACCCCGATGATGAAAACACCAAATTGATCGCTTGGCTGGCGAATGAGAAGAAGTATGAAACAGCCTACCTGTCGCTAACGCGAGGAGATGGTGGACAGAATCTGATCGGCACAGAGCTGGGCATTGAGCTGGGTTTAATACGCACGCAAGAGCTACTGGCAGCACGTCGAATTGATGGTGGTAACCAATATTTCAGCTCTGCATATGATTTCGGATTCTCCAAAACATTTGAGGAAACATTTGATTTTTGGAATAAAGAAGAAACGTTACGCGAAAGCGTGTGGCTGATCCGTAAACTCAGGCCGGATGTCATCATCACGCGTTTCCCACCAGATCCACGAGGTGGTCACGGTCATCATCAGGCCTCTGCCATCCTCGCGCATGAAGCATTTATTGCCGCAGCAGATCCTTCCCGTTTTCCAGAACAACTGCAAGAGCTATCGGTATGGCAGGCCAAACGTTTGTTGTGGAATACGGCCAACTTTGGCGGCCAGAACAACACGTCCGAAAATCAGCTAAAGATTCAGACCGGTGCATTTAACACTTTACTAGGCGCATCGTATGGCGAGGTCGCCGCGATCAGTCGTTCGCAGCACAAAAGTCAAGGCTTCGGCTCCGCATCCACGCGCGGACAGAGCATCGAGTACTTCGAGCATGTAGCTGGCGAGAAGGCTACGCAAACGCTGCTCGACGGCGTGAAGACCGATTGGTCTCGCTTGGCAAATAGTGGCGAGATCACTCAACAGGTAGCCGACATCAATAAAAATTTCGATGTCAATGCTCCGCAAAATAGTATCGCTTCATTAATTGCACTGCATAAAAACGTGCAGAAGATCTCAGATCAGCATTGGCGTGCGGTAAAAACACAGGAAATAGAAGAGTTGATCCTGACCTGCGCGGGTTTTTACCTAGACAACTACACGTTGAGGCCGATCGGCATCTTGGGAGAGCCGGTAGACGTGTTTCAGGAGTTGATCGTGCGAAACCCGAATGTAACGGCTAGCATAGATCGCATCGGAGATCAATCCGTAAGCCAACCGCTGAAAAATAACACGATTTTCCGTCATCAATACGAGTTCACCCCGCAATCCATTACACAGCCTTACTGGCTACGCAATCCCTATACATTGGGGAAATTTGATGTAGAGGAAGCAGACTTCGGCGCTCCAGAAAGCGGTGATCGGCCACAAACGGAATTCGTGGTTACCATTGATGGATTGTCGATTGCCCTAACGCAACCGATCCGGCATCGCTATGTGGATCCGGTGCGCGGAGAAATTCAAAACCCTTTGCATGTGCTGCCCAAGATCACTGCCTCGACGCCCCAAACTTCGATCCTACTGACTGATAACGAAAAGTCACAAAAACTACAGATGACGTTTACCCGTCATGATGCTACTGATCAGGCGGAAATCGTTACTCATGTACCAGCAGGTATACAAATATCCCCTACACAGACTGTTCTTAACTTTGGAACAGCAAAATCCATCACGCAATCTTTTGATGTAAAAGTCATACCGGGAAGTCTTAAAAAAGACGGAAACTCTGCAGAAACGGGGATCAGTTTTAGTATGGAAAAAGATACGATTCGGCAGTACCGTCAGATTCAATATAATCACATCCCATCGCAGGCCTGGTTTCCAAAAGTAGATGTCAAGGTGCAACCGATCGACTTACAAGTCCCAGTTAAGCGTGTGGCTTATGTTATCGGAGCGGGAGATCGCGTGCCAGATGCACTACGCGCGGTTGGTATGGTAGTGGATGTCATCAGCCCGAAGGAAATCCCCACCGTGAGCGCTGCACAATACGATGCATTGATCGTAGGTATACGCGCGTATAATGTGTATGCCGATCTTACGGAATATACACCAGCGCTATTGCGCTATGCCGAAGCTGGCGGCACGGTACTCGTACAATATCAGGTAAACTCCGGCGTAGCCGGACAAGATATCGGGCCCTTCCCCTTTCAGGTTACGCGCGCTCGTGTGACAGAGGAGGATGCGGCCGTAAAATTCTTATTACCTACAGACCCTTCTCTGCAAAAACCTAACAAAATTACGGAAGCAGATTTTGCGAGCTGGATTCAAGAGCGTGGCTTGTATTTTGTCGAAAACACGGATTCGCATTACCGAAAACCCCTTTCGATGCATGACAAGAACGAAGCAGCACACGACGGTGCTCTGATCATTAGCCGACAAGGGAAAGGTAAGTTTGTGTATACCTCACTCGCCTTTTTTAGGCAATTACCCGCTGGAGTTCCGGGAGCTTACAGATTATTTGTAAATTTGCTGGCAAAAGAAGAAGATTAA
- the dtd gene encoding D-aminoacyl-tRNA deacylase — protein MRAVIQRVSHAACQVEGVQTGAITQGLLVLLGVEEDDKEEDAAWLAAKICAMRIFADDQGLMNRSLLDVGGGLLLISQFTLYAQTKKGNRPSFIRAAKPDKAKPLYEDIIKRCSDLLNQQVQTGIFGADMQISLQNDGPVTIIMNTKDKDNF, from the coding sequence ATGAGAGCAGTAATTCAGCGTGTCAGCCACGCCGCGTGCCAAGTGGAGGGCGTTCAAACCGGAGCCATTACTCAAGGGTTATTGGTGCTACTAGGTGTGGAAGAAGATGACAAGGAGGAGGATGCCGCCTGGCTAGCTGCCAAAATCTGTGCTATGCGTATCTTTGCTGATGATCAAGGTTTGATGAATCGCTCTCTACTAGATGTTGGCGGGGGTTTGTTGTTGATTTCGCAATTCACGCTTTACGCGCAAACAAAAAAAGGAAATAGGCCCTCATTTATCCGGGCGGCGAAGCCGGATAAAGCAAAACCATTGTACGAGGATATCATCAAGCGTTGTAGCGACCTATTGAACCAACAAGTACAAACAGGCATTTTTGGTGCTGATATGCAGATTAGCTTGCAGAATGATGGACCAGTTACTATCATCATGAATACCAAAGACAAAGATAATTTTTAA
- the ggt gene encoding gamma-glutamyltransferase, translating into MKILSHLLIAFLLFSSCQNKSNTSDSAKGNEFEHGAVVAAHPLASDVGVQILKDGGNAIDAAIAVQFALAVVYPNAGNIGGGGFMVYRSHDGGVDALDFRETAPLKSDKDMYLDADGNAITDLSLYGQLAAGVPGTVAGMVAAHQKYGSMDWQMLVAPAIKLAKEGFKITSMQAKEFNEHQELFSRLNTEGAAIIRSETWKEDDVFQQPELASTLERVAKEGRDGFYKGETADYIVKEMQRGNGIMSKADLENYQAVWRKPVEGAYRGHRVISMPPPSSGGAALIALLQSVESYPLAQWGFQSDSAVRVIVEAERRIYADRATHMGDPDYHKVPLKELMDNQRNKTRMQEINFAKATPSSEILASKFAGYESEETTHYCIVDKEGNAVSLTTTLNGAYGAGVWVKGAGFLLNNEMDDFSVKPGVPNLYGLVGGKANAIAPNKRMLSSMTPTIVEKDGKLFMVVGTPGGSTIITSVFQTITNVIDYGMDAQESVTASRFHHQWLPDQIDVEEKAIDAETRSSLEKAGYKIYKRGNIGRVENIIVLPNGKLQTGADPRGDDVARGY; encoded by the coding sequence ATGAAAATACTGTCTCATCTTTTAATTGCCTTTCTACTATTTAGCTCCTGCCAAAACAAGAGTAATACATCAGATAGCGCGAAAGGTAACGAATTCGAGCATGGTGCGGTCGTAGCAGCGCATCCATTGGCATCCGATGTGGGTGTACAAATCCTGAAAGACGGTGGTAACGCCATCGATGCGGCTATTGCGGTACAATTTGCTTTGGCTGTCGTATATCCCAATGCTGGAAACATCGGCGGAGGCGGTTTTATGGTTTACCGAAGTCACGATGGCGGCGTAGATGCCCTGGATTTTCGCGAGACGGCGCCTTTAAAATCCGACAAAGACATGTACTTGGACGCCGACGGCAATGCAATTACTGATTTAAGCCTTTACGGGCAACTGGCGGCAGGGGTACCGGGCACCGTGGCGGGTATGGTCGCTGCGCATCAAAAATATGGCTCGATGGATTGGCAAATGTTGGTTGCGCCAGCTATAAAGCTTGCCAAAGAGGGTTTCAAAATCACCAGCATGCAAGCCAAGGAATTCAATGAACATCAGGAACTTTTTTCCAGGCTCAATACCGAAGGTGCTGCGATCATCCGCAGCGAAACATGGAAAGAGGATGATGTCTTTCAACAGCCCGAGTTAGCCAGCACTTTGGAGCGCGTAGCGAAAGAAGGTCGCGATGGTTTTTATAAAGGAGAAACGGCCGACTACATCGTCAAGGAAATGCAGCGCGGAAATGGTATTATGAGCAAAGCCGATCTAGAGAATTACCAGGCAGTGTGGCGTAAGCCAGTAGAAGGAGCATACCGCGGTCATCGCGTGATTTCTATGCCTCCGCCATCAAGCGGAGGTGCGGCCCTCATTGCACTTTTACAATCTGTAGAGTCCTATCCATTGGCGCAGTGGGGCTTTCAAAGCGATTCCGCAGTACGGGTAATTGTAGAAGCCGAGCGTAGAATCTATGCCGACCGTGCCACGCATATGGGCGACCCGGACTATCACAAAGTGCCTTTAAAGGAATTGATGGACAACCAGCGCAACAAAACTCGGATGCAAGAAATCAACTTCGCGAAGGCAACGCCAAGCAGTGAAATTCTCGCCTCCAAATTTGCCGGTTACGAATCCGAAGAAACCACACATTACTGTATCGTAGATAAAGAAGGTAATGCTGTTTCCCTGACCACAACATTGAATGGTGCTTATGGTGCCGGTGTTTGGGTAAAAGGAGCGGGCTTCTTATTAAACAATGAGATGGACGATTTTTCGGTAAAACCGGGAGTGCCTAATTTATATGGTTTGGTGGGTGGCAAAGCGAATGCGATTGCCCCTAATAAGCGCATGTTGAGTTCGATGACGCCAACCATTGTAGAAAAAGACGGAAAGTTGTTTATGGTGGTCGGCACGCCGGGAGGCTCTACGATTATTACCTCCGTTTTTCAAACGATTACCAATGTTATTGATTATGGTATGGATGCGCAAGAGTCGGTTACGGCTTCCCGTTTTCATCACCAATGGTTGCCTGATCAAATTGATGTGGAGGAGAAAGCCATCGATGCGGAAACAAGAAGTAGCTTGGAAAAGGCGGGTTACAAAATTTATAAACGTGGAAACATCGGTCGTGTAGAAAATATTATTGTATTGCCGAATGGCAAGTTGCAGACGGGAGCAGATCCACGAGGCGATGATGTGGCGAGGGGGTATTGA
- a CDS encoding nucleotide pyrophosphohydrolase, protein MTIEEAQKTVDEWINTTGIRYFNELTNTAMLMEEVGEVARIMARQYGEQSFKASDKDVNLADEMADVLFVLICLANQTGINLTEALQKNLEKKTVRDADRHANNEKLK, encoded by the coding sequence ATGACGATTGAGGAAGCACAGAAAACGGTGGACGAATGGATAAATACCACAGGCATCCGTTATTTTAATGAATTAACCAATACCGCTATGCTAATGGAAGAGGTGGGCGAAGTAGCGCGCATCATGGCGCGCCAATATGGGGAACAATCTTTTAAAGCCTCAGACAAAGACGTGAATCTGGCCGATGAGATGGCTGATGTGCTTTTTGTATTAATTTGCCTGGCGAATCAAACCGGCATTAACCTGACCGAAGCGCTGCAAAAGAACCTGGAGAAGAAAACGGTGCGCGATGCTGATCGTCATGCCAATAATGAGAAGCTCAAATAA
- a CDS encoding co-chaperone GroES codes for MALSIKPIGDRVVVEAAPAEEKTASGIYIPDTAKEKPSQGTVVAVGTGKPEEPLTVQVGDKVLYGKYAGTEITYEGKEYLIMRESDIYAVL; via the coding sequence ATGGCTTTAAGTATCAAACCTATCGGCGACAGAGTCGTAGTCGAAGCGGCACCTGCAGAAGAAAAAACAGCGTCAGGAATCTACATTCCAGATACAGCTAAAGAAAAACCTTCTCAAGGAACAGTGGTAGCAGTAGGAACTGGTAAACCAGAAGAACCATTGACTGTACAAGTAGGCGATAAAGTATTGTATGGTAAATATGCTGGTACGGAGATCACGTACGAAGGCAAAGAGTATTTGATCATGCGTGAGTCTGATATTTACGCGGTACTGTAA
- a CDS encoding amidohydrolase family protein, with translation MKLFDAHFHIINPKFPLVENNGYLPPEFVAADYLQATAAYQLTGGAIVSGSFQAFDQDYLMDALKTLGSGFVAVANIPHTISEKELAVLNEANVVAVRFNVKRGGSEKLEHIEKLSNKLYEEYGWHTELYIDSNDLKDLRPVLQNIPKFSIDHLGLSKDGLDDLYYWVEQGVKVKATGFSRTDFEPIPVMKKIHQINPHALLFGTDLPSTRAAVPFSDKDVQLIADNFSTDDLEQIMYKNAEAWYRRG, from the coding sequence ATGAAACTATTTGATGCCCATTTTCACATTATAAACCCAAAGTTCCCCTTGGTGGAGAACAATGGTTATCTACCGCCCGAATTTGTCGCTGCAGATTACCTCCAGGCAACTGCTGCTTATCAACTAACCGGCGGGGCGATTGTGTCGGGTTCTTTTCAGGCTTTCGATCAGGATTATTTAATGGATGCCTTGAAAACACTAGGCAGTGGTTTTGTTGCCGTGGCGAATATCCCACATACGATTTCGGAGAAAGAATTGGCGGTATTAAACGAAGCGAATGTCGTTGCGGTGCGTTTTAATGTAAAGCGAGGTGGTTCTGAAAAGCTGGAACATATAGAAAAGCTGTCTAATAAATTATATGAGGAATATGGCTGGCATACCGAACTGTACATAGACAGCAACGATTTGAAGGACTTAAGACCGGTCTTACAAAACATCCCCAAATTCTCTATCGATCATCTAGGGCTTTCAAAAGATGGATTGGATGATCTGTACTATTGGGTGGAACAGGGTGTAAAAGTAAAAGCGACGGGTTTTAGCCGAACGGACTTCGAACCGATTCCGGTCATGAAGAAGATCCATCAGATTAATCCACACGCCTTATTATTTGGTACCGACCTACCCTCCACACGTGCCGCTGTCCCCTTCTCCGACAAAGACGTACAATTGATCGCGGATAATTTCTCCACCGATGATCTTGAACAGATTATGTATAAAAATGCGGAAGCTTGGTATAGGAGAGGATAA
- a CDS encoding formimidoylglutamase → MTLADFFQPISLTEITSTADFLNSQLGKTIVRYESNFPDLDDADTKPHLAIVGVEEDRAAVNNRGTAKAPNEVRKHLYELYEGDYTLRIADLGNIKAGARIQDTYAALRNVVEELVKMQIVPVIIGGGQDLTYAQYMGYENLEQKVEVAVIDSRFDLDQESDEHTTLNSTTYLNHIILHQPDYLFSLSNIAYQTYLVSKESINMYNKLFFNAMRIGAMTGKLDQSEPLIRAADMVSFDMGAIRASEAGGNANATPNGLYGDDACQLARYAGMSDKCSSVGFYEFNPTFDPMGHSAMLVAQMIWCFIDGFYSRKGDAPMYPKSNYIIYRTSLESDDYELVFVKSKKSDRWWMQVPYFGSKSVNERFFLVPCRYEDYQLAVDGEMPDLWWRTHQKLQ, encoded by the coding sequence ATGACTCTAGCAGATTTTTTTCAGCCAATCTCTTTAACAGAAATTACATCTACGGCAGATTTTCTTAATTCTCAACTCGGCAAGACCATCGTACGTTACGAAAGTAACTTTCCTGATTTGGACGATGCAGACACCAAGCCACATCTGGCAATTGTAGGCGTAGAAGAAGATCGCGCAGCGGTGAACAACCGCGGTACGGCGAAGGCGCCTAATGAAGTACGCAAGCATTTGTATGAGCTGTATGAAGGGGATTATACCCTGCGGATTGCTGACCTGGGAAATATCAAAGCTGGCGCTCGCATACAGGATACCTATGCCGCACTGCGCAATGTGGTAGAGGAATTGGTAAAAATGCAAATCGTACCTGTTATTATCGGGGGCGGACAAGATCTGACTTATGCCCAATACATGGGCTACGAAAATCTGGAGCAAAAAGTAGAAGTAGCCGTCATTGATTCCCGGTTTGATCTGGATCAGGAAAGTGATGAGCACACGACACTGAATTCTACGACCTATCTTAATCATATCATCTTACACCAACCGGACTATTTATTTAGTCTGAGCAATATTGCGTACCAAACTTATTTGGTGAGCAAGGAGTCTATCAATATGTACAACAAGTTGTTTTTCAACGCGATGCGTATTGGTGCAATGACCGGAAAGCTGGATCAGTCGGAGCCTTTAATCCGTGCAGCAGATATGGTAAGCTTTGACATGGGTGCTATCCGCGCTTCAGAAGCAGGCGGAAATGCCAATGCCACGCCTAATGGCTTATATGGGGATGATGCGTGTCAGCTGGCGCGTTACGCTGGCATGTCAGACAAATGTTCGTCGGTCGGATTCTATGAATTTAACCCAACTTTCGATCCCATGGGGCACAGCGCCATGCTGGTGGCACAGATGATCTGGTGTTTTATCGATGGCTTCTATTCCCGCAAAGGGGATGCCCCAATGTATCCGAAGTCCAATTACATTATTTACCGCACGTCATTGGAAAGCGATGATTATGAATTGGTTTTTGTGAAAAGTAAAAAATCAGATCGTTGGTGGATGCAGGTTCCCTATTTTGGCAGTAAATCCGTCAACGAGCGATTTTTCCTAGTGCCATGTCGGTACGAGGATTATCAACTAGCAGTAGATGGCGAAATGCCAGATCTATGGTGGCGTACGCATCAAAAGTTACAGTAG